One window of the Ammospiza nelsoni isolate bAmmNel1 chromosome 17, bAmmNel1.pri, whole genome shotgun sequence genome contains the following:
- the RAI1 gene encoding retinoic acid-induced protein 1: MQSFRERCGFHGNQQSYQPTSQDTSRLENYRHQSQAGPNCERQRLVAKEYYSQQQLPYAGYENSAVEKYHRGNKQLAGQQLQGRPAFSNYTVQENSPYPARYSGDESLQAWGGQPQALPGGVAKYEDNLMKKTVALAGGRPYHEPAAASLPFRTHFQQQPQQQQQQQQQQQPPALPYPKLQRQKLPNDVSSPMPFSQSPHFGQHSQSFPASSTYSSVPGGSQPAHSYKSCTAPSGQPPLERPLGSAASLAPGPRVPNLHGYQPNRIGYEQPPQPPPQPPQPPPPPQPPQPPQPPQPPQPMQGRHHASETLHYQNLAKYQHYNQPGQTYCQGDAPPVRTPEQYYQTFSPSASHSPARSVGRSPSYSSTPSPLMPNLENFQYSQQPLSAGAFPAGIADHSHFMPLLNPSPTDGTSPDTQSGNCKNLQKEKLPENLLSDLSLQSLTALTSQVENISNTVQQLLLSKTAVPQKKGIKTPARTPEQLKGQHCSPESSTYSAEQVGTPLSDPLSTPQSVHAETQDTDYLSGSEDQLERSFLYCNQNRSPARVNSNSKAKPESVSTCSVTSPDDMSTKSDDSFQSIHATLPLETFTKYVSNERDCPRLLLSALSQEELASEIIVLQDAINEKADKAWANLPMLGKETTKSPFQMENHRPSLDSMVKGAWPSQGDSSTLTEPLKLDKASGASTGKDFSEEVYEGPQVEFTATESKDVLKDTAPLAFNSKPSIPAATSSAGATGYSCYSNTTANSVASENAMEHFEWPEESLGEACLRWKDLQATDLPKGLFPSKLVSSCKEKKNACGLDLCDGEQPAKSEPVQDFGQQVMEEEEETLTYDEATKADSERWLQDTRHCCSAGDFSEIPIISSPDLKESDLEAEEYSSLCELAGSEQKSVTYDASPPKPPEMPAVLSSSEVPVSAEETVSTVEKESLAPTPRLSGQSVILLGPAVGTETKVKSWFKSSLPHIQPEEENGGGETSHLEAADAESASSVMVKQQLTPENVLGKMEPVSRGKSLRNKRVHCRLPEGDGSGSAVLSPFDELPAASSVAGVCLGPDGQTEVPSKSAQSQTPRFPAEGLPARMCTRSFTALAEPRAPAPLEGLKAPAHQEKLGKKPGCGVKQRVAFKTRKRNSRPAPRVVQNASDATLLVPGLVAAEEVAGPTPLEGDAVEAGERDQRSMILRSRTKTQEVFYTKRQRGKRAADVRLKNCKAPKKLISNNHLPPAFKLPAPGSPHKEGKVGARMKLPKAGPGVGGKMSERPLHSLKRKSTFISPIPTKKRNLVLRSNSGGVKEEKPEGPPSLFKKMPVAKKVKAKLPPKSSGEAIPKPPLPKEAPDVCIKITSRAAFQEATKTKVLPPRKGRGLKLEAIVQKITSPNLKKFTCKPAATAVAATVAAYGSSLSPAGVERERLVKHSGVAVALGDARLPKLGAAQKVPSMPVAEPLCRNPNGRAPKGKPGGGKKLPHDGCQGEACGSTPGTQPNPSMVAKNLGLHPKKRNRKGKAAALGMAKAPLSPALPPALPRERAAGPGGAEEAPREKKPKTEEKEAGSSDSPAEGRSSAGPARGPKPRANHSNYNGYSKRQRKRLGHGKAKAVPARCKSRGKRRRQPQQAPLLHPAEPEIRLKYISCKRLRADSRAPPFAPYVRVERRGEFSTTCTVVNSPGDEARLQRGPAGPAPRPRAALPASSTMHMGPVVSKALSAACLVCCLCRNPANYKDLGDLCGPYYPEDCLPKKKSRLKEKARAEAPGEDSAVPAAAERAPRGTEGGCGKAARPEAAAEAAKQSSLRSSPRGMFRRLQSCYCCDERTEGEEAAEKPRRHECHKAESPPQEPAGDTQEHWLHEACAVWTAGVFLVAGKLYGLQEAVKAAADLKCSSCQQAGATVGCCQKGCPHTYHYACAIDTGCLLTEESFSLRCPKHKRQPV; encoded by the exons ATGCAGTCCTTTCGAGAAAGGTgtggtttccatggcaaccagcAGAGCTACCAGCCGACTTCACAAGATACATCACGCCTGGAGAATTACAGGCATCAAAGTCAGGCAGGGCCGAACTGCGAGCGGCAGAGGCTGGTGGCGAAGGAGTACTacagtcagcagcagctgccgtACGCGGGCTATGAGAACAGCGCCGTGGAGAAATACCACCGGGGAAACAAGCAATTAgcggggcagcagctgcagggcaggccGGCCTTTTCCAATTACACCGTGCAGGAGAACAGCCCTTATCCGGCCCGGTATTCCGGGGACGAGAGCCTGCAGGCGTGGGGAGGCcagccacaggcactgcccGGCGGTGTGGCCAAGTATGAGGACAACTTGATGAAGAAGACAGTGGCGTTGGCGGGCGGGCGGCCGTACCACGAGCCGGCAGCCGCCTCGCTGCCCTTCCGGACtcacttccagcagcagccgcagcagcagcagcagcaacagcagcagcagcagccgcccGCACTCCCCTACCCCAAGCTGCAGCGGCAGAAACTGCCCAACGATGTCTCCTCACCCATGCCCTTCTCACAGAGCCCTCACTTCGGGCAACACTCCCAgtccttccctgcctcctccaCCTACTCCTCGGTGCCGGGGGGCAGCCAGCCGGCACACTCCTACAAGAGCTGCACGGCGCCCTCGGGGCAGCCGCCGCTGGAGCGGCccctgggcagcgctgccagcctggcccctGGCCCCCGTGTGCCCAACCTGCACGGCTACCAGCCCAACCGCATTGGCTACGAGCAGCCCCCGCAGCCGCCACCGCAGCCCCCGCAGccgccaccaccaccacagcccCCGCAGCCACCACAGCCCCCGCAGCCCCCACAGCCCATGCAGGGGCGGCACCACGCCTCAGAGACCCTCCactaccaaaacctggccaAGTACCAACATTACAACCAGCCAGGCCAGACCTACTGCCAGGGCGACGCGCCGCCCGTGCGGACGCCGGAGCAGTACTACCAGACCTTCAGCCCCAGCGCCAGCCACTCGCCGGCTCGCTCCGTCGGCAGGTCCCCGTCCTACAGCTCCACTCCCTCCCCGCTGATGCCCAACCTGGAGAACTTCCAATAcagccagcagcccctgagTGCTGGTGCCTTCCCGGCCGGCATTGCTGACCACAGCCATTTCATGCCGCTGCTGAACCCTTCTCCCACTGACGGGACGAGCCCCGACACTCAATCTGGGAACTGCAAAAACTTGCAGAAGGAGAAGCTGCCCGAAAACCTGCTGTCAGAcctgagcctgcagagcctgACAGCACTCACCTCCCAGGTGGAGAACATTTCTAACActgtccagcagctgctgctctccaaaaCAGCTGTGCCCCAGAAAAAGGGCATCAAGACCCCAGCGAGGACCCCCGAGCAGCTTAAGGGGCAGCACTGCAGTCCTGAGAGCAGCACCTACTCGGCAGAGCAGGTGGGGACCCCCCTGTCTGACCCACTGAGCACCCCCCAGTCTGTCCACGCTGAGACACAGGACACTGACTATCTCAGTGGGTCAGAGGACCAGCTGGAGAGGAGTTTCCTGTACTGCAACCAGAACCGCAGCCCTGCCCGCGTCAACAGCAACTCCAAGGCAAAGCCTGAGTCAGTATCCACTTGCTCTGTGACCTCCCCAGATGACATGTCCACCAAATCAgatgactctttccagagtatCCACGCCACCCTGCCCCTGGAGACCTTCACCAAGTATGTGAGCAATGAACGGGACTGCCCCCGACTGCTCCTCAGCGCCCTgtcccaggaggagctggcttCTGAGATCATCGTCCTGCAGGATGCCATCAATGAGAAGGCAGACAAAGCCTGGGCCAACTTGCCCATGCTGGGCAAGGAGACCACCAAGTCCCCCTTCCAGATGGAGAACCACCGGCCCAGCCTGGACTCCATGGTGAAAGGTGCCTGGCCCAGCCAGGGTGACTCCAGCACGCTCACCGAGCCCCTCAAGCTGGACAAAGCTTCAggggccagcacagggaaggactTTAGTGAGGAGGTGTATGAGGGTCCCCAGGTGGAGTTCACAGCCACTGAAAGCAAGGATGTGCTGAAGGACACTGCCCCACTGGCCTTCAATTCCAAGCCCAGCATCCCGGCAGCGACGTCCAGTGCAGGAGCCACCGGCTACAGCTGCTACTCAAACACCACCGCCAACTCGGTGGCGTCCGAGAATGCCATGGAGCATTTCGAGTGGCCGGAGGAGAGCCTGGGCGAGGCCTGCCTGCGGTGGAAGGATCTCCAGGCCACCGACCTCCCCAAGGGCTTGTTCCCCAGCAAACTGGTGAGCTcctgcaaggagaaaaaaaacgCCTGCGGCTTGGACCTGTGCgatggagagcagccagccAAGAGTGAGCCGGTCCAGGACTTTGGCCAGCAGgtgatggaggaggaggaggagacactGACCTACGATGAAGCAACAAAGGCAGACAGCGAGAGGTGGCTGCAGGACACCCGGcactgctgctcagctggggacTTTAGTGAGATCCCCATCATCTCCTCGCCGGATCTGAAGGAGTCAGACCTGGAGGCAGAGGAGTACTCCTCACTCTGTGAGCTGGCTGGCTCGGAGCAGAAGTCAGTGACGTACGATGCCTCACCACCGAAGCCCCCGGAGATGCCGGCCGTGCTGTCCTCCAGCGAGGTGCCTGTGTCTGCCGAGGAGACCGTCAGCACCGTGGAGAAGGAGAGCTTAGCTCCCACCCCACGCCTCTCTGGCCAGTCTGTCATCCTGCTGGGCCCCGCTGTGGGCACGGAGACCAAGGTGAAAAGCTGGTTCAAATCCTCCCTGCCCCACATCCAGCCTGAGGAGGAGAATGGTGGAGGGGAGACATCCCACCTGGAGGCGGCCGATGCTGAATCCGCCTCATCGGTCATGGTGAAGCAGCAACTCACGCCCGAAAACGTGCTAGGGAAGATGGAGCCTGTCTCACGGGGCAAGAGCCTCCGCAACAAGAGGGTCCACTGCCGGCTGCCGGAGGGGGATGGCTCTGGCAGCGCCGTGCTGAGTCCCTTCGatgagctgccagcagccagcagcgTGGCCGGCGTCTGCCTGGGGCCAGACGGACAGACGGAGGTACCGAGCAAGAGCGCCCAGAGCCAAACGCCCCGGTTCCCAGCCGAGGGGCTGCCGGCACGCATGTGCACCCGCTCCTTCACCGCCCTGGCCGAGCCCCGCGCCCCTGCCCCGCTGGAGGGACTGAAGGCCCCCGCGCACCAGGAGAAGCTGGGGAAGAAGCCCGGCTGCGGCGTGAAGCAGAGGGTGGCTTTCAAAACTAGGAAGCGCAACAGCCGGCCCGCCCCCAGGGTGGTCCAAAACGCCAGCGATGCCACCCTGCTGGTGCCCGGCTtggtggcagcagaggaggtGGCAGGGCCGACACCGCTGGAGGGGGATGCGGTGGAAGCCGGGGAGAGGGACCAGAGGTCGATGATCCTGCGCTCCCGCACGAAGACACAGGAGGTTTTCTACACCAAGCGGCAGAGGGGCAAGCGGGCAGCTGATGTCCGGCTGAAGAACTGCAAGGCGCCCAAAAAGCTCATATCCAACAACCACCTCCCACCTGCCTTCAAGCTGCCAGCACCGGGCAGCCCCCACAAGGAGGGCAAGGTGGGTGCCCGGATGAAGCTGCCCAAAGCAGGGCCAGGCGTGGGGGGCAAGATGTCGGAGCGGCCGCTGCACTCCCTGAAGAGGAAGTCCACCTTCATCTCCCCCATCCCCACCAAGAAGAGGAACCTGGTCCTGCGGAGCAACAGCGGTGGCGTGAAGGAGGAGAAGCCAGAAGGTCCCCCCAGCCTCTTCAAGAAGATGCCGGTGGCCAAGAAGGTGAAAGCCAAGCTGCCCCCCAAGAGCTCTGGCGAAGCCATCCCAAAGCCCCCCCTGCCAAAGGAGGCCCCTGATGTCTGCATCAAGATCACCTCCCGGGCGGCCTTCCAGGAGGCCACCAAGACCAAAGTGCTGCCTCCCCGCAAGGGCCGCGGCCTCAAGCTGGAGGCCATCGTCCAGAAGATCACCTCACCCAACCTGAAGAAGTTCACCTGCAaaccagcagccacagcagtggcagccaCAGTAGCTGCCTATGGCTcctccctgagccctgctggggtggAGCGGGAGCGGCTGGTGAAGCACAGTGGGGTGGCCGTGGCACTGGGCGATGCCAGGCTGCCcaagctgggagcagcacagaaggTGCCCTCCATGCCCGTGGCTGAGCCGCTCTGCCGGAACCCCAATGGCCGAGCACCAAAGGGGAAGCCGGGTGGTGGGAAGAAGCTGCCCCATGACGGCTGCCAGGGGGAGGCTTGTGGGTCAACGCCGGGCACCCAGCCCAACCCCAGCATGGTCGCCAAGAACCTGGGGCTGCATCCCAAGAAGAGGAACCGCAAGGGCAAAGCAGCAGCGCTGGGCATGGCCAAGGCGCCCCtgagccctgcactgccaccagcactgccccgGGAGCGTGCAGCCGGCCCGGGCGGTGCGGAGGAGGCGCCTCGGGAGAAGAAACCAAAGACTGAGGAGAAAGAGGCGGGGAGCAGCGATAGCCCTGCCGAGGGCCGCTCCTCCGCCGGGCCGGCGCGGGGCCCGAAGCCGCGGGCCAACCACTCCAACTACAACGGCTACTCCAAGCGGCAGCGGAAGCGCCTGGGCCACGGCAAGGCCAAGGCGGTGCCGGCGCGGTGCAAGAGCCGCGGGAAGCGGCGgcggcagccccagcaggcccCGCTGCTGCACCCCGCCGAGCCCGAGATCCGCCTTAAGTACATCTCCTGCAAGCGGCTGCGGGCGGACAGCCGCGCCCCGCCCTTCGCTCCCTACGTCCGCGTGGAGCGGCGCGGAGAGTTCTCCACCACCTGCACCGTCGTCAACTCGCCCGGCGACGAAGCGCGGCTGCAGCGGGGACCGGCCGGGCCGGCGCCGCGTCCGCGGGCGGCCCTGCCCGCCTCCTCCACCATGCACATGGGGCCGGTGGTGTCGAAGGCGCTGAGCGCCGCGTGCCTGGTCTGCTGCCTCTGCCGCAACCCCGCCAACTACAAGGACCTGGGGGACCTCTGCGGGCCCTACTACCCCGAGGACTGCCTGCCCAAGAAGAAATCCCGGCTGAAGGAGAAGGCGCGGGCGGAGGCGCCGGGCGAGGACTCCGCCGTGCCCGCCGCGGCCGAGCGGGCGCCCCGCGGGACTGAGGGCGGCTGCGGGAAGGCGGCGCGGCCCGAGGCGGCCGCCGAGGCGGCCAAGCAGAGCTCGCTGCGCTCCAGCCCGCGGGGCATGTTCCGTCGGCTGCAGAGCTGCTACTGCTGTGACGAGAGGACAGAGGGCGAGGAGGCGGCCGAAAAGCCCCGGCGGCACGAATGTCACAAGGCCGAGTCGCCGCCGCAGGAGCCGGCGGGCGACACGCAGGAGCACTGGCTGCACGAGGCCTGTGCCGTATGGACCGCTGGGGTTTTCCTGGTGGCAGGGAAGCTCTatgggctgcaggaggctgtCAAGGCGGCTGCCGACCTG AAGTGCTCGAGCTGCCAGCAAGCAGGAGCCACCGTGGGCTGCTGCCAGAAGGGGTGTCCCCACACCTACCACTACGCGTGTGCCATCGACACAG GCTGCTTATTAACTGAGGAGAGCTTCTCTCTGAGATGTCCCAAACATAAG AGGCAGCCGGTGTAG
- the SREBF1 gene encoding sterol regulatory element-binding protein 1: MSALAFDDAALEGLAPTLGLSGASDIDTALLSDIDDMLQLINTPDNDFSGLFDSPFSAPDSAVPPGLPSAPGTLSTFLGPSKAPPAAPSGGAFAGPPGIGTFTPPPPAPLLPAPALGVKEEPSVVPSSQSQPQPQPGVMLAPSFVPASPSPFTAQPMVGYQNQHSFSAVQPGSAGQTLPSPLPTPQPSQPVTVPGPVQNVAPQQLLAPAAPSTPAVSPQIQSVPVLLQPHFIKADSLLLTAVKTDTSSAKTSTIASLATSGSGSATPLQVPALVSGGTILATVPLVVDAEKLPINRLAPSGKPALLQSRGEKRTAHNAIEKRYRSSINDKIVELKDLVVGTEAKLNKSAILRKAIEYIRFLQQSNQKLKQENLALKMAMQKNQPVKDVGTHSSRGAKAEAPMEVVKAEVMEMLTPPPSDVGSPSHSSPLSLSGGSSNSSSDSEPESPLCAHGKVKQEQPPPSPSSQGMLDRSRMALCAFVFLCLSFNPLASLLRGSASPAPLRSQDTAGPGRSIMAQSGTLEDAWGWTQWLWPTLAFWALNVALVLGAVVRLFVCGEPVTRPHSEPSILFWRHRRQADLDLDRGDFAQGAQHLRTALGALGRPLPASHGDLACSLLWTLLRHLLQRLWVGRWLAARAGGLRPDPPPPAHVRQSARDAAMAYHRLHQLHLAGKQAGGHLLAINLALSAVNLAECAGDAISVAALAEIYVAAALRIKASLHRCFHFLARPFLCSARRVALSHGGAVPPAMQWLCHPLGHRFFVDGDWAVKGVPRETIYSSAGNPVDPLAQVTQLFREHLLEKALCCVAMPEPGRPTAQGEGRFSDALEYLQLLNGCSDVSGTPGPTPSITSGLAAVTGTDPVSKWWASFIGIVIHWLQGDEEGAERLYPLVETMPRALQSSEKPLPRAALHSFRAVRALLSKQDGSQATLGHCEKASSCLRESLELGSPPKGTIDKAVQLLLCDLLLVTRTNLWQQQMGASQQRSCLYQASALELRGFQQDLSSLRRLAQTLRPAMRRVFLHEATARLMARASPTRTHQLLDRSLRRRGVQGSKTAGEPESHPTAREHAEALLLACCYLPPSFLAGPGQRVGMLAEAARTLDKLGDRRTLHDCQQMIIKLGSGTTVTSG, encoded by the exons ACATGCTGCAGCTGATCAACACGCCGGACAATGACTTCTCGGGGCTGTTCGACTCCCCGTTCAGTGCCCCGGACAGCGCCGTGCCCCCGGGGCTTCCCTCCGCTCCGGGCACCCTCAGCACCTTCCTGGGCCCCAGCAAGgcgccccccgccgccccctccgGCGGCGCCTTCGCGGGGCCCCCCGGCATAGGCACCTTCaccccgccgcccccggccccgctgctgccCGCGCCCGCCCTGGGCGTCAAGGAGGAGCCGTCGGTGGTgcccagcagccagagccagccccagccccagcccggtgTCATGCTGGCCCCCAGCTTCgtccctgcctcccccagccccttcaCTGCCCAGCCCATGGTGGGCTACCagaaccagcacagcttctcag ctgtgcagcctgGCAGTGCGGGGCAGACCCTGCCAAGCCCTCTGCCCACCCCACAACCCAGCCAGCCCGTGACAGTGCCCGGCCCCGTGCAGAACGTggcaccccagcagctcctggcccccgctgcccccagcaccccgGCTGTGTCACCTCAGATCCAGTCAGTGCCG gttctcctgcagccccacttCATCAAGGCTGACTCCCTGCTGCTCACGGCCGTCAAGACAGACACCAGCAGCGCCAAGACTTCCACCATCGCCTCCCTGGCCACCAGCGGCAGCGGCTCGGCCACGCCGCTCCAGGTGCCG GCGCTGGTGAGCGGAGGGACCATCCTGGCCACGGTGCCGCTGGTGGTGGATGCAGAGAAGCTGCCCATCAACCGGCTGGCGCCCAGCGGGAAGCCGGCGCTGCTGCAGAGCCGCGGAGAGAAGCGCACGGCCCACAACGCCATCGAGAAGCGCTACCGCTCCTCCATCAACGACAAGATCGTGGAGCTCAAGGACCTGGTGGTGGGCACCGAGGCCAAG CTCAACAAGTCGGCGATCCTGAGGAAGGCTATCGAGTACATCcgcttcctgcagcagagcaacCAGAAGCTGAAGCAGGAGAACCTCGCCCTGAAGATGGCCATGCAGAAGAACC agcctgtgAAGGACGTGGGGACCCACAGCAGCCGGGGGGCCAAGGCAGAGGCCCCCATGGAGGTGGTGAAGGCAGAGGTGATGGAGATGCTGACACCGCCGCCCTCAGACGTGGGCTCgccatcccacagcagcccacTGTCACTCAGCGGgggcagcagcaacagcagcagcgaCTCAGAGCCTGAGAGCCCCCTCTGTGCCCATGGCAAG GtgaagcaggagcagccaccCCCCTcgcccagcagccagggaatgCTGGACCGCTCGCGCATGGCCCTCTGCGCCTTCGtcttcctctgcctctccttcaACCCCCTGGCCTCCCTGCTCCGGGGTtctgcctccccagccccctTGAGGAGCCAGGACACCGCTGGTCCTGGCAGGAGCATCATGGCTCAGTCTGGCACTCTGG aGGACGCATGGGGGTGGACGCAGTGGCTGTGGCCCACACTGGCCTTCTGGGCCCTGAACGTGGCGCTGGTGCTGGGCGCGGTGGTGCGGCTGTTCGTCTGCGGGGAGCCCGTCACGCGCCCGCACTCCGAGCCCTCCATCCTCTTCTGGCGGCACCGCCGGCAGGCCGACCTCGACCTCGACCGG GGAGACTTCGCGCAGGGGGCCCAGCACCTGCGCACGGCGCTCGGGGCGCTGGGGCGGCCGCTGCCGGCGTCCCACGGGGACCTGgcctgcagcctgctctggacCCTGCTGCGCCACCTGCTCCAGCGCCTCTGGGTGGGTCGCTGGCTGGCTGCCCGCGCCGGGGGGCTGCGCCCGGACCCCCCGCCCCCTGCCCACGTCCGCCAGAGCGCCCGCGACGCTGCCATGGCTTATCACCGCCTGCACCAGCTGCACCTCGCCG GGAAGCAGGCTGGGGGACACCTGCTGGCCATCAACctggcactgagcgctgtcaACCTGGCTGAGTGCGCCGGTGATGCCATCTCCGTGGCAGCGCTGGCTGAGATCTATGTGGCGGCTGCCCTGCGGATCAAGGCCAGCCTGCATCGCTGCTTCCACTTCCTGGCG cGTCCCTTCCTCTGCAGCGCCCGGCGTGTGGCCCTGTcccatggtggggctgtgcccccTGCCATGCAGTGGCTCTGCCACCCCTTGGGTCATCGCTTCTTTGTTGATGGGGACTGGGCGGTCAagggtgtccccagggaaaCCATCTACAGCTCCGCTGGTAACCCAG TGGACCCGCTGGCCCAGGTGACCCAGCTGTTCCGTGAGCACCTCCTGGAGAAGGCTCTGTGCTGCGTGGCCATGCCTGAGCCCGGCCGTCCCACTGCCCAGGGAGAGGG GCGCTTCTCCGATGCCCTCGAGTACCTCCAGCTGCTCAACGGCTGCTCGGATGTCAGTGGCACACCTGGCCCCACACCCTCCATCACCTCCGGCTTGGCGGCTGTCACAG GCACCGACCCCGTGTCCAAGTGGTGGGCGTCCTTCATTGGCATCGTTATCCACTGGCTGCAGGGAGATGAGGAGGGGGCTGAGCGCCTCTACCCACTGGTGGAGACCATGCCCcgggcactgcagagctctga GAAGCCCCTTCCCCGCGCTGCCCTGCACTCTTTCCGAGCTGTCCGTGCCTTGCTGAGCAAACAGGACGGGAGCCAGGCCACCCTGGGCCACTGTGAGAaggccagcagctgcctgcgggagagcctggagctgggcagccccCCCAAGGGCACCATCGACAAG GcggtgcagctcctgctctgtgacCTGCTGCTGGTCACCCGCACCaacctgtggcagcagcagatgggGGCGAGCCAGCAGCGCAGCTGCCTCTACCAGGCGTCCGCCCTGGAGCTCCGCGGCTTCCAGCAGGACCTGAGCAGCCTGCGGCgcctggcacagaccctgcgGCCCGCCATGCGCCGG GTGTTCCTGCACGAAGCCACGGCCAGGCTGATGGCCCGGGCCAGCCCCACGCGCACCCACCAGCTGCTGGACCGCAGCCTGCGGAGGAGGGGGGTGCAGGGCAGCAAAACAG ctggCGAGCCAGAAAGCCACCCCACGGCGCGGGAGCACGCCGAGGCGCTGCTGCTGGCCTGCTGCTACCTCCCGCCCAGCTTCCTGGCGGGCCCGGGCCAGCGCGTGGGGATGCTGGCCGAGGCCGCCCGCACGCTGGACAAGCTGGGCGACCGCCGCACGCTGCACGACTGCCAGCAGATGATCATCAAGCTGGGCAGCGGCACCACCGTCACGTCGGGATAG